In Clostridium sp. DL-VIII, the following proteins share a genomic window:
- the rplV gene encoding 50S ribosomal protein L22, translating to MEARAIAKYIRMSPTKVGVILDLIRGKQVNEAFAILQYTPREAAVVINKVLKSAVANAENNLELNADNLYVSECFVGQGSTLKRFQPHAQGRAFKILKKTSNITVVVKERA from the coding sequence ATGGAAGCTAGAGCTATAGCAAAATATATCAGAATGTCTCCAACAAAGGTAGGAGTAATTCTTGATTTAATAAGAGGAAAACAAGTTAATGAAGCTTTTGCTATTTTACAATATACTCCAAGAGAAGCAGCAGTAGTAATAAATAAGGTTTTAAAATCAGCTGTTGCAAATGCAGAAAATAATTTAGAATTAAATGCTGATAACTTATATGTTTCAGAATGCTTCGTTGGTCAAGGATCAACATTAAAGAGATTCCAACCTCATGCTCAAGGTAGAGCATTCAAAATATTAAAGAAAACAAGCAATATAACAGTAGTTGTTAAAGAAAGAGCTTAG
- the rpsC gene encoding 30S ribosomal protein S3, whose translation MGQKVNPHGLRVGVIKGWDAKWYANKKNFADNLVEDNRIRKFVKKELFAAGISKIEIERAAKRVKLNIYTAKPGVIIGKGGSGIESLKNKLTQFIEGKNVLINIVEVKSAEADAQLMAENIAAQLEKRISFRRAMKQTMQRAMKHGIKGVKTACSGRLGGAEIARTEHYHEGTIPLQTLRADIDYGFAEADTTYGKIGVKVWVYNGEVLPTKKVEKEEANA comes from the coding sequence GTGGGTCAAAAAGTAAATCCTCACGGCCTTAGAGTAGGCGTTATCAAGGGATGGGATGCAAAATGGTATGCTAATAAGAAGAATTTTGCTGATAATCTTGTTGAAGATAACAGAATTAGAAAATTTGTAAAAAAAGAACTTTTTGCAGCAGGTATTTCTAAAATAGAAATTGAAAGAGCTGCTAAGAGAGTTAAATTAAACATATATACAGCAAAGCCAGGTGTCATCATAGGCAAAGGTGGATCAGGGATTGAGAGTTTAAAAAATAAATTAACTCAATTCATTGAAGGTAAAAATGTTTTAATAAACATAGTAGAAGTAAAGAGTGCAGAAGCTGATGCTCAATTAATGGCTGAAAATATTGCTGCACAATTAGAAAAAAGAATTTCATTCAGAAGAGCTATGAAGCAAACAATGCAAAGAGCTATGAAACATGGAATTAAAGGTGTAAAGACTGCATGTTCTGGTAGATTAGGTGGAGCTGAAATTGCAAGAACTGAACACTACCATGAAGGAACAATTCCACTACAAACATTAAGAGCTGATATCGATTATGGATTTGCAGAAGCAGATACAACATATGGAAAAATTGGAGTTAAGGTTTGGGTTTATAATGGAGAAGTTCTTCCAACTAAGAAAGTAGAAAAGGAAGAGGCTAACGCATAG
- the rplP gene encoding 50S ribosomal protein L16, translating to MLMPKRVKHRKVQRGRMKGKATRGNFLAYGDYGIQALSCAWITSNQIESARIAINRYIKRGGKLWIKIFPDKPVTEKPAETRMGSGKGSPEYWVAVVKPGRVLFELSGVPEETAREAMRLASHKLPVKTKFVSKRDFEEMGGEE from the coding sequence ATGTTAATGCCTAAGAGGGTAAAACATCGTAAGGTGCAACGTGGCAGAATGAAAGGTAAAGCAACAAGAGGTAATTTCTTAGCTTATGGCGATTACGGAATTCAAGCACTATCTTGTGCATGGATAACAAGTAATCAAATTGAATCTGCCAGAATTGCTATCAATAGATACATTAAAAGAGGTGGAAAACTTTGGATAAAGATTTTCCCAGATAAGCCAGTTACAGAAAAACCAGCTGAAACAAGAATGGGTTCAGGTAAAGGATCACCAGAATACTGGGTTGCAGTAGTTAAGCCAGGTAGGGTACTATTTGAATTATCAGGAGTACCAGAAGAAACTGCAAGAGAAGCAATGAGACTTGCTTCACACAAACTTCCTGTAAAGACAAAATTTGTTTCAAAAAGAGATTTTGAGGAAATGGGTGGTGAAGAATAA
- the rpmC gene encoding 50S ribosomal protein L29 produces MKARELKELKSSNPQDLTVKLGDLKAELFNLRFQLATGQLENPMRIREVKKSIAQIKTILREEELKALEQ; encoded by the coding sequence ATGAAGGCTAGAGAATTAAAAGAATTGAAATCAAGCAATCCTCAAGACTTAACAGTTAAGTTAGGAGATCTTAAAGCTGAATTATTTAACTTGAGATTTCAATTAGCTACAGGACAATTAGAAAATCCAATGAGAATAAGAGAAGTTAAGAAATCTATAGCCCAAATAAAAACCATCTTAAGAGAAGAAGAATTAAAAGCATTGGAACAATAA
- the rpsQ gene encoding 30S ribosomal protein S17, with amino-acid sequence MERSLRKRRIGRVVSDKMEKTIVVAVETKVRHPLYGKTVNRTTKFKVHDENNEAKINDRVSIMETRPLSKDKRWRLVEIVEKAK; translated from the coding sequence ATGGAAAGATCATTAAGAAAAAGAAGAATTGGTAGGGTTGTTTCTGATAAAATGGAAAAGACTATTGTAGTTGCTGTTGAAACTAAAGTTAGACATCCGTTATATGGAAAAACAGTTAATAGAACTACAAAGTTTAAAGTACATGATGAAAATAATGAAGCTAAAATTAACGATAGAGTATCAATAATGGAAACTAGACCTTTATCTAAAGATAAGAGATGGAGACTTGTTGAAATAGTTGAAAAGGCTAAATAG
- the rplN gene encoding 50S ribosomal protein L14: MIQQQTLLKVADNSGAKEIMCIRVLGGSKRKFGNIGDIIVASVKSATPGGVVKKGEVVKAVVVRSVKGVRRADGSYIKFDENAAVIIKDDKQPKGTRIFGPVARELRDKEFNKILSLAPEVL; encoded by the coding sequence ATGATACAACAACAAACCTTATTAAAGGTTGCGGATAATTCAGGTGCAAAAGAAATTATGTGTATCAGAGTCTTAGGCGGATCTAAAAGAAAGTTTGGTAATATCGGTGATATTATAGTAGCTAGCGTTAAAAGTGCAACACCAGGTGGAGTTGTTAAAAAAGGTGAAGTCGTAAAGGCAGTTGTAGTTAGATCAGTAAAAGGTGTAAGAAGAGCAGATGGTTCATATATTAAATTTGATGAAAACGCAGCAGTTATAATCAAAGATGATAAGCAACCAAAAGGAACTCGTATCTTTGGACCTGTTGCTAGGGAGCTAAGAGATAAAGAATTTAATAAAATTCTATCATTAGCACCAGAAGTTCTATAA
- the rplX gene encoding 50S ribosomal protein L24, whose protein sequence is MKIHVRKNDTVIVISGKDKGKTGEILKAYPKTGKVLVQGVNIVKKHQKANKGQVESAIIEKEAAISSSKVMLYCNKCKNATRIQNEILADGTKVRKCKKCGETF, encoded by the coding sequence TTGAAGATACATGTAAGAAAGAATGATACAGTTATTGTTATATCAGGAAAAGATAAAGGCAAAACTGGCGAAATATTAAAAGCGTATCCAAAGACAGGAAAGGTTCTTGTTCAAGGAGTTAATATAGTAAAGAAACATCAAAAAGCTAATAAGGGTCAAGTTGAAAGCGCTATAATTGAAAAAGAAGCAGCTATCAGCAGCTCAAAAGTTATGTTATATTGTAACAAATGTAAGAATGCAACTAGAATCCAAAATGAGATTTTAGCTGACGGCACTAAAGTTAGAAAATGCAAGAAGTGTGGAGAAACATTCTAA
- the rplE gene encoding 50S ribosomal protein L5 produces MTRLQEKYQKEVIPAMIEKFGYKNIMEVPKLEKIVINMGVGEAKENQKVLESAVNDLTLIAGQKPILTRAKKSVANFKIRENMPLGCKVTLRKAQMFEFADKLMSIALPRVRDFRGVSSKAFDGRGNYSLGIKEQLIFPEIEYDKIDKVRGMDIIFVTTANTDEEARELLRFLGMPFAQ; encoded by the coding sequence ATGACAAGACTTCAAGAAAAATATCAAAAAGAAGTAATTCCAGCTATGATTGAAAAGTTCGGATATAAAAACATAATGGAAGTTCCAAAGTTAGAAAAGATTGTAATCAATATGGGAGTTGGAGAAGCTAAAGAAAATCAAAAGGTCTTAGAATCAGCTGTTAATGATTTGACTTTAATAGCAGGTCAAAAGCCTATATTGACAAGAGCAAAGAAATCTGTAGCTAACTTTAAAATTAGAGAAAACATGCCATTAGGATGTAAGGTTACTCTAAGAAAAGCTCAAATGTTTGAATTTGCAGATAAACTAATGAGTATTGCATTACCAAGAGTTAGAGATTTCAGAGGAGTTTCTAGTAAGGCTTTTGATGGTAGAGGAAATTATTCATTAGGAATCAAAGAACAATTAATATTCCCAGAAATAGAATATGATAAAATAGATAAGGTAAGAGGAATGGATATAATCTTCGTTACTACAGCAAACACTGACGAAGAAGCTAGGGAATTATTAAGATTCCTTGGAATGCCATTCGCTCAATAA
- a CDS encoding type Z 30S ribosomal protein S14: MARKAIIEKWSKTPKYKTRAYTRCRICGRPHAVLKKYGVCRICFRELAYKGEIPGCRKASW, encoded by the coding sequence TTGGCACGTAAGGCTATTATTGAAAAGTGGAGCAAAACTCCTAAATATAAAACAAGAGCTTATACAAGATGCAGAATATGTGGAAGACCACATGCTGTGTTAAAAAAATATGGAGTATGCCGTATTTGTTTTAGAGAACTTGCTTATAAGGGCGAAATTCCAGGTTGTAGAAAAGCAAGTTGGTAA
- the rpsH gene encoding 30S ribosomal protein S8, with amino-acid sequence MVMTDPIADLLTRVRNANAVRHEVVEVPSSNVKKEIANILLQEGYIKEINEYNDGVVPMLRLSLKYGANKERVITGIKRISKPGLRVYCKKDEVPKVLNGLGVAVVSTSNGIMVDREARKNGLGGEVICYVW; translated from the coding sequence ATGGTTATGACAGATCCTATAGCAGATTTATTAACTCGTGTAAGAAATGCTAATGCTGTAAGACATGAAGTGGTAGAAGTACCTTCTTCAAATGTAAAGAAGGAAATTGCAAATATATTATTACAAGAGGGTTATATAAAAGAAATAAATGAATATAATGATGGAGTTGTTCCAATGTTAAGATTATCTCTTAAATATGGAGCAAACAAAGAAAGAGTTATAACTGGTATTAAGAGAATTTCTAAGCCAGGATTAAGAGTTTATTGTAAGAAAGATGAAGTACCAAAGGTTCTTAATGGATTAGGTGTTGCTGTTGTTTCAACTTCAAATGGAATAATGGTAGATAGAGAAGCAAGAAAGAACGGATTAGGCGGAGAAGTAATCTGTTACGTTTGGTAA
- the rplF gene encoding 50S ribosomal protein L6, translating into MSRVGRLPIAIPADVTVTVTPDNAVTVKGPKGELVKTMHKDISIAVENNEVIVTRHSEQKDHRALHGLTRALINNMVIGVKQGYQKTLDLVGVGYRAQLQGKKLVMNLGYSHPVEIEPIDGITFETPAATRVVVSGIDKEKVGFAAADIRKWRVPEPYKGKGIKYENEVIRRKEGKTGKK; encoded by the coding sequence ATGTCAAGAGTAGGTAGATTACCAATAGCTATTCCTGCTGATGTAACTGTTACTGTAACACCAGATAATGCTGTTACAGTTAAGGGACCAAAAGGTGAGCTAGTTAAGACTATGCATAAAGATATTAGTATAGCTGTTGAAAACAATGAAGTAATTGTTACTAGACATAGTGAACAAAAAGATCACAGAGCTCTTCACGGTTTGACAAGAGCATTAATTAATAATATGGTAATTGGAGTAAAGCAAGGTTACCAAAAAACTTTAGATTTAGTTGGTGTTGGTTATAGAGCTCAATTACAAGGAAAGAAACTTGTAATGAACCTTGGATATTCACATCCAGTTGAAATTGAACCTATTGACGGAATCACATTTGAAACTCCAGCTGCAACTAGAGTAGTAGTTAGCGGAATCGACAAAGAAAAAGTTGGATTTGCAGCAGCAGATATAAGAAAATGGAGAGTACCAGAACCATATAAGGGCAAAGGTATTAAGTATGAGAACGAAGTGATTAGACGTAAAGAAGGTAAGACTGGTAAGAAATAA
- the rplR gene encoding 50S ribosomal protein L18 — protein MFKKVDKKAGREKRHLRVRRKVSGTAERPRLSVFKSEKNIYAQVIDDINGVTLVAASSLDKDFAAKGGTKEGAKLVGEVVAKRAIEKGIDAVVFDRGGYIYHGRIQELAQAAREAGLKF, from the coding sequence ATGTTCAAAAAGGTAGACAAAAAAGCAGGTAGAGAAAAGCGTCACCTTAGAGTTCGTAGAAAAGTTTCTGGTACTGCAGAAAGACCAAGACTTTCAGTTTTTAAGAGTGAAAAGAATATTTATGCACAAGTTATTGATGATATAAATGGAGTTACACTAGTAGCTGCTTCAAGTTTAGACAAAGATTTTGCTGCTAAAGGTGGAACTAAAGAAGGTGCTAAACTTGTTGGAGAAGTTGTTGCCAAGAGAGCTATAGAAAAAGGAATTGATGCAGTGGTATTTGATAGAGGCGGATACATATATCACGGAAGAATTCAAGAATTAGCACAAGCAGCTAGAGAAGCAGGCTTGAAATTCTAA
- the rpsE gene encoding 30S ribosomal protein S5, whose product MRIDPSTLDLKEKVVFINRVTKVVKGGRNFRFSALVVVGDENGHVGVGMGKSIEIPEAIKKGIEDAKKNLVSVAMVGTTIPHQVNGKFGTANVLIMPAKEGTGVIAGGPARAVLELAGLKDVRAKSLGSNNPNNMVSATINGLASLRTAEDIAKLRGKSVEEILG is encoded by the coding sequence ATGAGAATCGATCCTAGTACACTAGACCTTAAAGAAAAGGTTGTTTTTATAAACAGAGTTACTAAGGTTGTTAAGGGCGGTAGAAACTTCAGATTCAGCGCTCTAGTTGTTGTCGGTGATGAGAACGGACACGTTGGAGTTGGAATGGGTAAGTCAATCGAAATCCCAGAAGCAATTAAAAAAGGAATAGAAGATGCTAAGAAAAACTTAGTAAGTGTTGCAATGGTAGGAACAACAATTCCTCACCAAGTGAATGGTAAATTTGGAACTGCAAATGTTCTAATTATGCCAGCTAAAGAAGGTACAGGAGTTATCGCTGGAGGCCCAGCTAGAGCAGTACTTGAATTAGCTGGATTAAAGGATGTTAGAGCTAAATCATTAGGCTCAAACAATCCTAATAACATGGTAAGTGCTACAATAAACGGATTAGCTAGTTTAAGAACAGCTGAAGATATAGCTAAATTAAGAGGCAAATCTGTAGAAGAAATATTAGGTTAG
- the rpmD gene encoding 50S ribosomal protein L30 gives MAKLRVTLVKSLIGRKKDHIATANALGLKKIGKIVEPEATPQVQGMIKKIEYLLKVEEV, from the coding sequence ATGGCTAAATTAAGAGTTACATTAGTAAAGAGCTTAATCGGTAGAAAGAAGGACCATATCGCTACTGCAAATGCTCTTGGACTTAAAAAAATAGGTAAAATAGTAGAACCTGAGGCAACACCTCAAGTACAAGGTATGATAAAAAAGATTGAATATCTACTAAAAGTAGAAGAAGTATAG
- the rplO gene encoding 50S ribosomal protein L15 has product MKLHELKPAEGSKKAPKRIGRGTGSGLGRNAGKGEKGQNARSGGGVRPGFEGGQMPLYRRLPKRGFTNIFAKKIVSINLDRLNIFEDGTEITPEVLLERRVVSKVLDGVKILGNGTLEKSLTVKGCKFSKSAIEKIEAAGGKVEVM; this is encoded by the coding sequence ATGAAACTTCACGAATTAAAACCAGCAGAAGGTAGCAAAAAAGCACCTAAAAGAATTGGTAGAGGTACTGGTTCTGGCTTAGGAAGAAATGCTGGTAAAGGTGAAAAAGGCCAAAATGCAAGATCAGGCGGTGGTGTAAGACCTGGTTTCGAAGGTGGTCAAATGCCTTTATATAGAAGACTTCCTAAGAGAGGTTTTACTAACATTTTTGCAAAGAAGATTGTTAGTATAAATCTTGACAGATTAAATATTTTTGAAGATGGTACAGAAATTACTCCAGAAGTATTACTTGAAAGAAGAGTAGTAAGTAAAGTATTAGATGGAGTTAAGATTCTTGGAAACGGGACATTAGAAAAAAGCTTAACAGTTAAAGGATGTAAGTTCTCTAAGTCTGCTATAGAAAAGATTGAGGCAGCTGGGGGAAAAGTTGAGGTGATGTAA
- the secY gene encoding preprotein translocase subunit SecY, whose amino-acid sequence MLQTLRNAFKVPELRKKILWTILLVAAFRLGSHIPLPGINSDYLKNLSNSGGLLGFYDMLSGGAFSRSSILALGVMPYINASIIMQLLTVAIPQMEQLQKEGDTGRKKIQSATRYVSLGISFILAYGILATISSSGATNGINLMQKLIIVFALVVGTTFCMWLGDQITVKGIGNGTSILIFINIISRVPMTIGSMMTMQEAGSASIVEIILFGAFIVLLLGTILYFSLSERRVTVQYAGKFSSGNSNMVKSQSTHIPLSIIGSAVLAIIFSMSVMDFPRTIATLFGGDKEWAKWILTNNTSIFNSKSWMYLVLYAVLTIFFNWFYTQITFKPDEMSENLHKSAGFVPGVRPGEETTIFFERVLNRVSFIGGILAAILAVTPKIIENYTQFQNIAFSGTGLLIVINVALDFTRRVESQMIVRHYKGFLK is encoded by the coding sequence GTGCTTCAAACTCTACGTAATGCATTCAAGGTTCCTGAACTTAGAAAAAAGATTCTATGGACAATATTATTAGTTGCAGCTTTCAGGTTAGGAAGTCATATTCCTCTTCCTGGAATTAACTCTGATTATTTGAAAAACCTATCAAATTCTGGTGGTTTATTAGGATTTTATGATATGCTTTCTGGAGGTGCTTTTAGTAGATCTAGTATATTAGCATTAGGAGTTATGCCATATATTAATGCATCAATTATAATGCAGCTATTAACTGTTGCTATACCTCAAATGGAGCAACTTCAAAAAGAGGGAGATACAGGAAGGAAAAAGATACAGAGCGCTACGCGTTATGTATCTCTTGGAATTTCATTTATATTAGCTTATGGAATTCTAGCTACAATCTCAAGTAGTGGTGCTACAAATGGGATAAACTTAATGCAAAAGCTTATTATTGTGTTTGCGTTAGTAGTTGGAACAACATTCTGTATGTGGCTTGGAGACCAAATTACAGTTAAAGGTATTGGTAATGGAACATCTATTTTGATATTCATTAATATAATTTCAAGAGTTCCAATGACAATTGGGTCAATGATGACAATGCAGGAAGCTGGGAGTGCAAGTATTGTAGAAATTATATTATTTGGAGCGTTTATTGTGCTTTTACTTGGAACCATCCTATATTTCTCTTTATCAGAGAGAAGAGTTACTGTACAATATGCAGGCAAATTCTCCTCTGGAAATAGTAATATGGTAAAATCACAATCGACTCATATTCCATTAAGTATAATAGGATCTGCCGTTCTTGCAATTATATTTTCCATGTCAGTAATGGATTTTCCAAGGACAATTGCAACACTGTTCGGTGGCGATAAAGAGTGGGCAAAATGGATATTGACTAATAATACAAGTATATTTAATTCTAAGAGTTGGATGTATTTGGTATTATATGCAGTACTAACAATATTTTTTAATTGGTTCTATACTCAAATTACTTTTAAACCTGACGAAATGTCTGAAAATCTTCATAAATCAGCAGGTTTTGTACCAGGAGTAAGACCAGGAGAAGAGACCACAATATTTTTTGAAAGAGTTTTGAATAGAGTATCTTTTATTGGAGGAATTTTAGCTGCAATTTTAGCTGTTACTCCAAAGATTATAGAGAATTATACACAATTTCAAAATATAGCTTTTTCAGGAACAGGACTATTGATTGTTATAAATGTTGCATTAGATTTTACGAGAAGAGTAGAATCACAAATGATAGTTAGACATTATAAAGGATTTCTTAAATAG
- a CDS encoding adenylate kinase, with translation MKIVLLGPPGAGKGTQAKSISNKYSIPHISTGDIFRKNISENTPLGIEAKSYMDNGQLVPDEVTINMVKDRLQQEDCKVGYLLDGFPRTVAQADALNSFLIERDEQLDTALLIKVPNEFILERMTGRRVCPSCGASYHVKFNPPTNEGKCDLCGSEIIQRKDDTVDTVKERLDVYERETQPLVEFYSEKQLLSEVDGTKAINDVFRGICEILGNNK, from the coding sequence GTGAAGATAGTATTACTAGGACCTCCAGGAGCTGGAAAGGGAACACAGGCTAAGTCAATCAGTAATAAATATTCAATACCACATATTTCTACGGGAGATATTTTTAGAAAAAACATTTCTGAAAACACTCCTCTAGGAATAGAAGCAAAGAGTTACATGGATAACGGACAGTTAGTTCCTGATGAAGTAACAATTAACATGGTTAAGGATAGATTGCAACAGGAAGATTGTAAGGTTGGATATTTACTGGATGGTTTTCCTAGAACTGTGGCTCAAGCTGATGCTCTTAACAGCTTTCTTATAGAGAGAGACGAACAATTAGATACTGCATTACTAATAAAGGTACCTAATGAATTCATTTTAGAAAGAATGACTGGTAGAAGAGTTTGCCCATCGTGTGGAGCAAGTTATCACGTTAAATTCAATCCTCCAACAAATGAAGGAAAATGTGACCTGTGTGGAAGTGAGATTATACAAAGAAAAGATGATACGGTTGATACTGTAAAAGAAAGACTTGATGTATATGAAAGAGAAACACAACCATTAGTTGAATTTTACTCTGAAAAACAATTGCTTTCAGAAGTAGATGGCACAAAAGCTATAAATGATGTTTTCAGAGGCATATGTGAAATACTGGGGAACAATAAGTAA
- the map gene encoding type I methionyl aminopeptidase encodes MIIIKNHDEIAIMKKAGRIVGETLLLLEEEVKPGVTTADLDRIAEEFITKHGAKPSFKGLYGFPSSLCISVNEQVVHGFPGEYVLKEGDIVSVDCGAFFDGFHGDAARTFPVGNISADAQKLIDITRESFFEGIKFAREGNKLTDISHEIQSYVEAAGFSVVRDFVGHGIGRKVHEDPNVPNFGKSGKGPKLLKGMVLAIEPMINAGTYKVKTLKNGWTVVTADSSLSAHYENTVAILSDGPEILTLIK; translated from the coding sequence ATGATTATAATAAAAAATCATGATGAAATAGCCATAATGAAAAAAGCAGGTAGAATAGTAGGAGAAACATTGCTATTGCTTGAAGAAGAAGTAAAACCCGGAGTGACAACTGCAGATTTAGATAGAATAGCAGAAGAATTTATAACTAAGCATGGAGCAAAACCTTCATTTAAAGGCTTATATGGTTTTCCTTCGTCACTGTGTATTTCAGTAAATGAGCAGGTAGTACATGGATTTCCAGGAGAGTATGTTCTTAAAGAAGGGGACATAGTTAGTGTCGACTGTGGGGCATTCTTTGATGGATTTCATGGGGACGCAGCAAGAACATTTCCTGTTGGAAATATCTCTGCAGATGCTCAAAAATTAATTGATATAACAAGGGAAAGTTTCTTTGAAGGTATAAAATTCGCTAGAGAAGGAAATAAATTAACTGATATATCACATGAAATACAAAGCTACGTAGAAGCAGCAGGTTTCTCAGTTGTAAGAGATTTTGTAGGGCATGGGATTGGGCGAAAGGTTCATGAAGATCCTAATGTACCTAATTTCGGTAAGTCTGGTAAGGGGCCAAAGTTGCTTAAAGGTATGGTATTAGCAATAGAGCCTATGATTAATGCGGGTACCTATAAGGTAAAAACGTTGAAAAACGGATGGACAGTTGTAACCGCAGATTCTTCTTTATCAGCGCATTATGAAAATACAGTTGCAATTTTATCAGATGGACCTGAAATATTAACACTGATTAAGTAG
- a CDS encoding KOW domain-containing RNA-binding protein, giving the protein MQNNDLIGKVVLSKAGRDRDYLYVVVRQIDNNYVLLANGDTKLIDMPKKKKIKHLSILEDVDNELFSLIQLCDKSTDLKIKRFLKLRGIVKEG; this is encoded by the coding sequence TTGCAAAACAATGACTTGATTGGAAAAGTAGTACTTTCAAAAGCAGGAAGAGATAGAGATTACTTATATGTTGTTGTTAGGCAGATAGATAATAATTATGTATTACTAGCAAATGGGGATACAAAGTTAATTGATATGCCTAAGAAGAAAAAGATTAAACACTTAAGTATTTTAGAAGATGTAGATAATGAATTGTTTTCATTAATACAATTATGCGATAAGAGTACTGATTTAAAGATTAAGAGATTCCTAAAACTTAGAGGCATTGTTAAGGAGGGTTGA
- the infA gene encoding translation initiation factor IF-1, translated as MSKDDVIEMQGTVLESLPNAMFQVELESGHKILAHISGKLRMNFIRILPGDKVTVELSPYDLTRGRITWRAK; from the coding sequence ATGTCAAAAGATGATGTTATAGAAATGCAAGGTACAGTCCTAGAATCTTTACCAAATGCTATGTTTCAAGTTGAGCTTGAGAGTGGCCATAAGATTCTAGCACACATATCAGGTAAATTAAGAATGAACTTCATAAGAATTTTACCAGGAGATAAAGTTACAGTGGAACTTTCTCCTTATGATTTAACGAGAGGTAGAATTACGTGGAGAGCAAAATAA
- the rpmJ gene encoding 50S ribosomal protein L36 — MKVRPSVKPICEKCKVIRRKGKVMVICENPKHKQKQG, encoded by the coding sequence ATGAAAGTAAGACCATCAGTTAAGCCTATTTGTGAAAAGTGCAAAGTAATCAGAAGAAAAGGAAAAGTAATGGTAATCTGTGAAAATCCTAAGCACAAGCAAAAACAAGGCTAA
- the rpsM gene encoding 30S ribosomal protein S13, whose protein sequence is MARISGIDLPREKRVEIGLTYIYGIGLSTSQKILATTGINPDTRVKDLSEDEVNEIRTYINKNLMVEGDLRRDVALNIKRLVEIGSYRGIRHRRGLPVRGQKTKTNARTRKGPKKTIANKKK, encoded by the coding sequence ATGGCAAGAATATCAGGTATTGACCTACCAAGAGAAAAAAGAGTTGAAATAGGTTTAACTTATATATATGGTATAGGATTATCAACTTCACAAAAAATCTTAGCTACAACAGGAATTAATCCAGATACAAGAGTTAAGGATTTATCAGAAGATGAAGTTAACGAAATCAGAACTTATATCAACAAAAATTTAATGGTTGAAGGTGACTTAAGAAGAGATGTCGCTTTAAATATCAAGAGATTAGTAGAAATAGGATCATATAGAGGAATTAGACATAGAAGAGGTCTTCCAGTAAGAGGACAAAAAACTAAGACTAATGCAAGAACTAGAAAAGGTCCTAAGAAAACTATAGCTAATAAGAAGAAATAG